In Synechococcus sp. CC9616, the following are encoded in one genomic region:
- a CDS encoding NAD(+) kinase, producing the protein MPRIGLIVNDSKPLALQTADTIQQRLEQAGHSVTRASSSGGLVGFANPDQHLRLLGYNACVPEGFDQAMALAIVLGGDGTVLSAARQTAPVGIPILTINTGHLGFLAEAYLADLDRALEVILTQQWTIEERSNLVVSVMRGDQRRWEALSLNEMALHREPLTSMCHFEIAIGRHAPVDIAADGVILSTPTGSTAYALSAGGPVITPDCPVLQLAPIAPHSLASRALVFSDREPVTIFPATPERLMMVVDGSAGCYVWPEDRVLIRRSDHPVRFVRLVDHEFFQVLRNKLGWGLPHIAKPDRP; encoded by the coding sequence GTGCCTCGCATCGGACTGATCGTCAACGACAGCAAGCCGCTCGCTTTGCAGACAGCGGACACGATCCAGCAGCGGCTTGAGCAGGCGGGTCACAGCGTCACCCGGGCCAGCAGCTCCGGTGGACTGGTGGGCTTTGCCAATCCCGATCAGCATCTGAGGCTGCTGGGTTACAACGCCTGCGTGCCGGAAGGGTTTGATCAGGCCATGGCGCTTGCGATCGTTCTCGGCGGTGATGGAACCGTGCTGTCCGCTGCCCGGCAGACAGCTCCCGTCGGCATTCCCATCCTCACCATCAACACGGGTCATCTTGGCTTTCTGGCAGAGGCCTACCTGGCGGACCTGGATCGGGCTCTTGAGGTGATTCTCACGCAGCAGTGGACGATCGAGGAACGCAGCAATCTTGTGGTGAGCGTGATGCGCGGCGATCAGCGGCGCTGGGAGGCCCTTTCCCTGAACGAAATGGCGCTGCATCGCGAGCCGCTCACCAGCATGTGCCATTTCGAGATCGCCATTGGGCGCCATGCACCGGTGGATATCGCTGCCGATGGCGTGATTCTCTCCACGCCAACAGGTTCTACGGCTTATGCGCTGAGTGCTGGCGGACCGGTGATCACCCCGGATTGCCCAGTGCTGCAGCTGGCGCCGATAGCGCCCCACTCGCTGGCGTCGAGGGCACTGGTGTTCAGCGATCGTGAACCAGTCACCATCTTCCCCGCCACACCTGAGCGATTGATGATGGTGGTGGATGGCAGTGCGGGTTGCTACGTCTGGCCGGAAGACCGGGTGTTAATCCGTCGCAGTGACCACCCTGTCCGATTCGTTCGTCTTGTGGATCACGAGTTTTTCCAGGTGCTCCGCAACAAACTGGGATGGGGGCTCCCCCACATCGCCAAGCCGGATCGGCCATGA
- a CDS encoding DUF192 domain-containing protein — MEAAPTPPPQHLPVMAEWCLAADRCIALEVARTTEQQRLGLMQRQALPPLRGMWFPFNRARRARFWMHNTLAPLDMVFVRDGRVIHIESNVPVCPGLPCPSYGPSEWADGVVELGAGEARRLGLHIGQFSRVRPFEADVDGN; from the coding sequence ATGGAGGCGGCACCGACTCCACCACCTCAGCACCTACCGGTGATGGCGGAATGGTGCCTGGCGGCGGACCGTTGCATTGCCTTGGAGGTTGCCAGAACAACTGAGCAACAACGTCTTGGCCTCATGCAGCGGCAGGCACTGCCGCCGTTGCGCGGGATGTGGTTTCCCTTCAACCGGGCCAGACGAGCTCGCTTCTGGATGCACAACACCCTGGCTCCGTTGGACATGGTGTTTGTCCGCGATGGACGAGTGATTCACATCGAGTCGAATGTGCCCGTCTGCCCTGGCCTTCCCTGCCCGAGCTATGGACCATCGGAATGGGCGGATGGCGTTGTCGAGCTCGGTGCCGGTGAAGCCAGGAGGCTTGGACTGCACATCGGGCAGTTCTCGAGGGTGAGACCGTTTGAAGCCGATGTTGACGGCAATTGA
- a CDS encoding GH116 family glycosyl hydrolase, translated as MAPLGLSALRNRLRRRPRPQPWTAPEASWTRPFGLGWQKPYSVRYASNLDDGPWHGMPLGGFGAGCIGRSPRGDFNLWHLDGGEHWYGTIPDSQFAVWERNGDTCRAHALATAPDGDASLPDQDNPLSAWSWYPASTEEVETGQYAARYPLSWSHYSGVFAAEITCEAFSPILPGDYQRTSYPLAVFRWQLRNPTSEPLELSLLLSWRNMVGWFTNTDASAEVHFRDDGSPEHNYAPAIASGEGQRNRAVDQPGLTGLLLEGRESSPIAEGEGQWCLALPDDLEAVQVMRCSRWDPSGDGAELWETFAAEGRIPESDNDRASRPGEQASAAIAVKMTLAPGECREIPVVISWDLPVTSFASGIQDLRRYTDFFAADGRQAVNLAAEALRDWRDWRQQIDQWQAPVLERRQLPENLRMALFNELYDLASGGSLWTAARPGDPVGRFGVLECVDYAWYESLDVRLYGSFALLQLWPELDKAVLRSFARAIPASDATQRPIGWYFTQGRGRVEADRKVEGATPHDLGAPNEEPFDATNYTAYQDCNLWKDLASDYVLQVWRTFLLAPTGEDLNFLAECWPAAVQALRYLKRFDINNDGLPDNGGAPDQTFDDWPLKGVSAYCGALWIAALEAALAMAQRLQLELGLETSQDQHDFSQWLEQSRSNFDKLLWNGEFYRIDAESGTPVVMADQLCGDFYARLLKLPAVVSEANSRSTLRAVKEACFERFDGGRLGVANGLRRDGTPLDPDGTHPLEVWTGINFGLASYYRLMGEKDTAEAICSSVVNQVYSGGLQFRTPEAITAVKTFRACHYLRAMAIWGLWATDTDWARIPGAAQPAFPSR; from the coding sequence ATGGCGCCTCTGGGTCTGTCCGCTCTGCGCAATCGGCTGCGCCGTCGTCCTCGTCCCCAGCCCTGGACAGCACCGGAAGCCAGCTGGACCCGCCCCTTTGGTCTGGGCTGGCAGAAGCCCTATTCGGTCCGCTACGCCAGCAACCTGGATGATGGCCCCTGGCATGGCATGCCCCTCGGGGGATTCGGTGCTGGCTGCATCGGTCGCAGCCCCAGAGGTGATTTCAATCTCTGGCATCTCGACGGTGGTGAGCACTGGTATGGAACCATCCCCGACAGTCAGTTCGCTGTTTGGGAACGCAATGGCGACACCTGCCGTGCCCATGCGTTGGCGACGGCTCCCGATGGCGATGCATCCCTACCTGATCAGGACAACCCGCTGAGTGCCTGGTCCTGGTACCCGGCCAGCACAGAGGAGGTTGAAACCGGTCAATATGCCGCCCGCTATCCGCTCAGCTGGAGCCATTACAGCGGTGTGTTTGCCGCAGAGATCACCTGCGAGGCCTTCAGCCCGATTCTCCCCGGTGACTATCAGCGAACTAGTTATCCGTTGGCGGTGTTTCGCTGGCAGTTGCGCAATCCCACCAGCGAACCCCTGGAGCTTTCGCTGCTGTTGAGCTGGAGAAACATGGTGGGTTGGTTTACCAACACCGATGCTTCGGCCGAGGTGCATTTTCGCGACGACGGCAGCCCGGAACACAACTACGCCCCGGCGATCGCAAGCGGTGAAGGTCAGCGCAATCGAGCTGTTGACCAGCCTGGACTGACGGGACTGCTCCTGGAAGGTCGTGAATCCAGCCCAATCGCCGAGGGTGAAGGCCAGTGGTGCCTGGCATTGCCGGACGACCTTGAAGCTGTGCAGGTGATGCGTTGCAGCCGCTGGGATCCCAGCGGTGATGGTGCTGAACTGTGGGAGACCTTCGCTGCGGAAGGGCGAATTCCTGAAAGCGATAACGACCGTGCCAGTCGGCCTGGAGAGCAGGCCAGCGCGGCCATCGCTGTGAAGATGACCCTTGCCCCTGGAGAGTGTCGTGAAATCCCGGTGGTAATCAGCTGGGATCTTCCGGTGACCAGCTTTGCTTCAGGGATTCAGGACCTGCGGCGCTACACGGACTTCTTTGCTGCTGATGGGCGACAGGCCGTCAATCTCGCCGCAGAAGCTCTTCGGGACTGGAGGGACTGGCGCCAGCAGATCGACCAATGGCAAGCGCCTGTTTTGGAGCGCCGGCAGCTGCCCGAAAATCTGCGGATGGCTCTCTTCAATGAGCTGTATGACCTTGCCAGTGGAGGCAGCCTCTGGACGGCTGCTCGCCCCGGTGACCCTGTCGGCCGTTTCGGAGTGCTCGAGTGCGTCGATTACGCCTGGTACGAAAGCCTTGACGTGAGGCTCTACGGATCATTCGCGCTGTTGCAGCTTTGGCCCGAGCTCGACAAAGCTGTGCTTCGCAGCTTCGCCCGTGCGATTCCAGCGAGCGATGCCACGCAGCGGCCGATCGGTTGGTATTTCACTCAGGGAAGAGGTCGGGTTGAAGCCGACCGCAAGGTGGAGGGAGCAACACCCCATGACCTTGGCGCTCCCAATGAGGAGCCGTTCGATGCAACGAACTACACCGCTTATCAGGACTGCAACCTCTGGAAAGATCTCGCGAGTGATTACGTGCTCCAGGTATGGCGTACGTTTCTGCTGGCTCCCACCGGTGAAGATCTGAATTTTCTGGCGGAGTGTTGGCCGGCTGCGGTTCAGGCCCTTCGCTATCTCAAACGGTTCGACATCAACAACGACGGCTTGCCGGATAACGGCGGAGCCCCTGATCAGACCTTTGATGACTGGCCGCTCAAGGGCGTGAGCGCTTATTGCGGTGCACTCTGGATCGCAGCGCTTGAAGCAGCCCTTGCCATGGCTCAGCGGTTGCAGTTGGAGCTGGGACTGGAAACCAGCCAGGACCAACACGACTTCAGCCAGTGGCTGGAGCAATCGCGATCCAATTTCGACAAGTTGCTCTGGAATGGCGAGTTTTACCGGATTGATGCCGAGAGCGGCACTCCAGTTGTCATGGCTGACCAGCTGTGCGGCGACTTCTACGCCCGTCTGCTGAAGCTTCCTGCGGTCGTTAGTGAGGCCAACAGCCGCAGCACACTCAGGGCTGTGAAAGAAGCCTGTTTTGAGCGGTTTGATGGTGGACGTCTCGGGGTTGCCAATGGTTTGCGTCGCGATGGCACACCACTGGATCCAGACGGAACACATCCGCTGGAAGTGTGGACCGGCATCAATTTCGGCTTGGCCTCCTATTACAGATTGATGGGCGAAAAGGACACCGCAGAAGCAATCTGTTCTTCAGTGGTGAATCAGGTGTACAGCGGTGGCTTGCAGTTCCGTACCCCGGAGGCGATCACGGCGGTGAAGACCTTCCGGGCCTGTCATTACCTGCGGGCGATGGCGATCTGGGGGCTCTGGGCTACGGACACTGATTGGGCCAGGATTCCTGGTGCCGCACAGCCGGCTTTTCCATCGAGATGA
- a CDS encoding helix-turn-helix transcriptional regulator, whose amino-acid sequence MRPLHLAESQPELITGRRFKSALELTGFWRSLGFDLNCVQMTPGELEGSVLVERASCLTLVSIKCNQSLLVQGQRNPRFVAFCLENTAQTEMHRVWGDPIPPNSLHGFCTGLTEAFFQTTPGSHLSIGLIPIERIKSLVELDPSGSFMEAFETSNTAVLPAADFQRIRALLQITQPKPNQTGNQLTLDLLEAQLLESFSDQHDAHLGLAPSPHRHALIRELVRFAFENSTSSLTLNQVCRSIFTSSTTITVSCREVFGVGPMNLLKWVRLQQVQYVLQSRVRMESMGYTSIQDVAVHYGFRSRNHFARDYRQLFGEAPKKTLLRAAA is encoded by the coding sequence GTGCGGCCGCTTCATCTCGCTGAATCACAACCAGAGCTGATCACGGGCAGGCGCTTCAAAAGTGCTCTCGAGCTCACGGGTTTCTGGAGATCCCTCGGATTTGATCTGAATTGTGTCCAGATGACCCCTGGCGAGCTGGAGGGGTCGGTGCTCGTGGAGCGGGCTTCTTGCCTCACGCTCGTGTCCATCAAGTGCAATCAATCTCTGTTGGTTCAAGGCCAGCGCAATCCAAGGTTTGTGGCCTTCTGCCTAGAGAACACAGCACAAACGGAGATGCACCGTGTTTGGGGAGATCCAATCCCCCCTAATTCGCTGCATGGGTTCTGCACAGGTCTAACGGAGGCATTTTTCCAAACAACTCCCGGTTCCCACTTATCGATCGGCCTGATTCCCATCGAACGCATCAAGTCCCTTGTGGAACTTGATCCCTCCGGTTCCTTCATGGAGGCCTTTGAAACCAGCAATACAGCGGTGCTCCCAGCTGCAGACTTTCAACGGATCCGTGCGCTGTTGCAGATCACACAACCCAAACCCAATCAAACAGGAAACCAACTCACTCTTGATCTGCTCGAAGCCCAGTTACTGGAGAGTTTCAGCGATCAACATGATGCCCATCTTGGGCTGGCACCCTCACCCCATCGACACGCACTGATCCGCGAACTCGTTCGTTTCGCATTTGAAAACAGCACGTCTTCGCTAACACTCAATCAGGTTTGCCGAAGCATCTTCACGTCCAGCACCACCATCACAGTGAGCTGCCGCGAAGTGTTTGGCGTTGGACCGATGAATCTTTTGAAATGGGTCCGATTACAGCAGGTTCAGTACGTTCTTCAAAGTCGTGTTCGGATGGAATCAATGGGCTACACCAGCATTCAAGACGTTGCAGTCCACTACGGTTTCCGCAGCCGTAATCACTTTGCCCGCGACTACCGACAGCTCTTCGGAGAGGCCCCAAAAAAGACCTTGCTGCGAGCGGCCGCTTAG
- the pheS gene encoding phenylalanine--tRNA ligase subunit alpha: MSAPVTLQQITDQLEALEQEAAADIAGASDAQQLEQLRVGLLGKKGRISAVLGAMGKLPGDERPVVGQRANVLKTQVQSLLADRLQVVKQVAMEERIARERLDVTAPASGTPMGHRHPLITTTEEIVDLFLGLGYTVTEGPEVEQDHYNFTALNIPEDHPARDMQDTYYLQNDLLLRTHTSPVQIRHLEQNPPPARIVAPGRVYRRDAADATHSAVFHQVEVLAIDEGLDFSHLRGTVMAFLKAFFGDVPIRFRASYFPFTEPSAEVDVQWRGRWLEVMGCGMVDPAVLQGLGLDPERWSGFAAGLGVERFCMVRHGIDDIRRLYTSDLRFLEQF, encoded by the coding sequence GTGAGCGCCCCGGTCACGTTGCAGCAGATCACCGATCAGCTGGAGGCTTTGGAGCAGGAAGCAGCAGCTGATATCGCCGGAGCCAGCGATGCTCAGCAGCTTGAGCAGTTGCGGGTTGGACTGCTTGGCAAGAAGGGACGAATCTCCGCGGTGCTCGGAGCCATGGGCAAGTTGCCCGGCGATGAACGGCCAGTGGTGGGCCAGCGGGCCAATGTGCTGAAGACCCAGGTGCAAAGCCTGTTGGCGGATCGACTGCAGGTCGTGAAGCAGGTGGCGATGGAGGAACGCATCGCCAGGGAACGTTTGGACGTCACCGCTCCGGCGTCCGGTACCCCGATGGGGCATCGCCATCCCCTGATCACCACCACCGAAGAAATCGTTGATCTCTTTCTGGGACTCGGATACACCGTGACCGAAGGCCCTGAGGTGGAGCAGGACCACTACAACTTCACGGCGCTGAACATCCCTGAGGACCATCCCGCCCGGGACATGCAGGACACCTACTACCTGCAGAACGACCTCCTACTGCGCACGCATACGTCGCCTGTTCAGATTCGCCACCTCGAGCAGAACCCGCCTCCGGCGCGGATCGTCGCTCCAGGACGGGTGTATCGGCGTGATGCGGCGGATGCGACCCACTCCGCTGTGTTCCACCAGGTTGAGGTTCTTGCCATCGATGAAGGTCTCGATTTCAGCCATCTGCGCGGCACGGTGATGGCCTTCCTGAAAGCATTTTTCGGAGACGTGCCCATCCGCTTCCGCGCAAGCTACTTCCCGTTTACCGAACCATCAGCCGAGGTGGATGTGCAGTGGCGGGGCCGCTGGCTGGAGGTGATGGGTTGCGGCATGGTGGATCCCGCCGTTCTGCAGGGGCTGGGGCTGGATCCGGAGCGCTGGAGCGGCTTCGCCGCAGGGCTCGGCGTTGAACGCTTCTGCATGGTGCGCCATGGCATCGACGACATCCGCCGGCTGTACACCAGCGATCTGCGCTTCCTCGAGCAGTTCTGA
- a CDS encoding bifunctional cobalt-precorrin-7 (C(5))-methyltransferase/cobalt-precorrin-6B (C(15))-methyltransferase produces MIDVIGTDAGAPESLPVGLQELIRQAKTVAAPIRQHQSLAQWLDRPQETLIATDDPRALCDVLKRESSAVVLASGDPLWFGIGRILQGRLGSEKLRFHPSPTSLQLAFARLGRPWQDASWVSLHGRSPEPLAQALQKRPKALAVLTDPDQGGAETVRRTLLASGLASSYQLWVCENLGHQQELVRRFDVAEPLPEELSRLLLTVLIAEPVPQPSPQGLPMFGLEDGFFLQHDDHPGLMTKREVRIQLLADLQLPEQGVLWDIGAGTGSVGLEALRLRPHLQLLSVERRGGGAALIQANAQRLGVQPALVLQVDARTLGDADLPQELDRPDRVLLGGGGRERAELLTLVLNRLNPQGVVVIPLATLEAVAGCRSQMDAAGFAVSITQLQAWRGVPLGDGTRLNPMNPAFILKGLSM; encoded by the coding sequence ATGATCGACGTGATCGGAACAGACGCCGGCGCTCCGGAATCGCTGCCTGTGGGACTCCAAGAGTTGATCAGGCAGGCGAAGACAGTTGCTGCACCGATCAGACAGCACCAGTCGCTGGCGCAATGGCTGGACAGACCTCAGGAAACCCTGATCGCGACGGATGACCCCCGAGCCCTTTGCGATGTGCTGAAACGGGAATCCTCAGCCGTTGTTCTGGCCAGCGGTGATCCACTCTGGTTCGGCATCGGACGGATCCTGCAAGGTCGGCTGGGCAGCGAAAAGCTGCGGTTCCACCCCTCACCAACGTCTCTTCAACTCGCCTTTGCTCGCCTTGGGCGTCCATGGCAGGACGCTTCCTGGGTGAGCCTGCATGGCCGTTCCCCTGAACCATTGGCACAGGCACTGCAGAAGCGGCCAAAAGCCCTCGCCGTTCTGACCGATCCCGATCAGGGGGGAGCCGAAACCGTTCGGCGCACCTTGCTGGCCAGCGGCCTCGCCAGCAGCTACCAGCTCTGGGTCTGTGAAAATCTCGGCCACCAACAGGAGCTGGTGAGGCGTTTCGATGTGGCAGAGCCCTTGCCTGAGGAGCTCTCAAGACTGTTGCTGACGGTCCTGATCGCCGAGCCGGTTCCCCAGCCATCGCCGCAGGGCTTGCCGATGTTCGGCCTGGAAGACGGCTTTTTTCTGCAGCACGACGACCATCCCGGATTGATGACCAAACGGGAGGTGCGCATTCAGTTGCTGGCTGATCTGCAGCTGCCGGAACAGGGCGTTCTCTGGGATATCGGAGCTGGAACGGGAAGCGTGGGACTGGAAGCGTTGCGCCTGCGACCCCACTTGCAGTTGCTGTCGGTTGAGCGTCGCGGTGGTGGTGCTGCATTGATCCAAGCCAATGCCCAGAGGCTTGGAGTGCAACCCGCCTTGGTTTTGCAAGTGGATGCACGGACGCTGGGAGATGCCGACCTTCCCCAGGAACTGGACCGGCCAGACCGCGTGCTCTTAGGCGGCGGCGGGCGCGAGCGTGCCGAGCTACTGACACTCGTGCTGAATCGATTGAATCCGCAGGGCGTTGTGGTGATCCCCCTGGCCACACTCGAAGCGGTTGCTGGATGCCGCTCTCAGATGGACGCTGCCGGATTCGCCGTGTCGATCACGCAACTTCAGGCATGGCGAGGGGTGCCACTTGGCGATGGAACCAGGCTGAACCCGATGAATCCAGCGTTCATCCTGAAAGGACTCTCCATGTGA
- a CDS encoding DUF3122 domain-containing protein, whose translation MIRLVCSCFVAGLMLLLTPAMAWGQIHQHENETGTRMVRSLESLRDLDYDSWQAVAYREGPPGQPVVLRIVGYPGKVRLDHPTGLAVLAGRREWQLADITLDNPALASDGREAAAEFALDPLLNDLSNNRPLRLVLPGVFTELPVPPFVVGEWRSLQELPLS comes from the coding sequence ATGATTCGTCTGGTCTGCAGTTGCTTCGTTGCCGGTCTGATGTTGCTGCTGACGCCGGCCATGGCGTGGGGCCAGATCCATCAACACGAAAACGAAACCGGCACGCGCATGGTGCGCAGTTTGGAGAGCTTGCGAGATCTGGATTACGACAGCTGGCAAGCGGTCGCCTATCGCGAAGGCCCCCCTGGCCAACCGGTGGTGCTGCGCATCGTCGGCTACCCAGGCAAGGTGAGGCTCGATCACCCAACAGGCCTTGCTGTCTTGGCAGGACGTCGTGAATGGCAACTAGCCGATATCACCCTCGATAATCCTGCGCTGGCAAGCGACGGTCGTGAAGCTGCCGCTGAATTTGCCCTGGATCCCTTGCTCAACGATCTCAGCAACAACAGGCCTCTGCGTCTCGTCCTGCCGGGAGTGTTTACTGAACTGCCTGTCCCGCCCTTCGTTGTTGGCGAATGGCGGTCCCTGCAGGAGTTGCCGTTGAGTTGA
- a CDS encoding response regulator transcription factor, with the protein MNAAPLLLLVGTDALALASRLTASGYATVDWLSAGVASSSVQVGDEPAAAILSADQSTLIADLRQRFGPMPILLDLQQDSVEARSACLRSGADDFWLSTIGPSDLLMRLRLHRTIQDRIGHRPALLTVEDLSLDPINRQVRRGARPIALTAREYALLVVLMRQSGRVFSRDELLQQVWQDERVGSSNLVEVYVRYLRQKLEEGGEPRLLNTVRGLGYCLGAPSQA; encoded by the coding sequence ATGAATGCTGCGCCCTTGTTGCTGCTGGTCGGAACGGATGCCCTGGCGTTGGCGTCTCGCCTGACGGCTTCGGGGTACGCCACCGTCGATTGGCTGAGTGCTGGTGTGGCGTCGAGTTCTGTTCAGGTTGGAGACGAGCCTGCTGCAGCGATTCTTTCGGCGGATCAGTCGACTCTGATCGCTGATCTGCGCCAGAGGTTCGGTCCGATGCCGATCCTTCTGGACCTTCAGCAGGACAGTGTGGAAGCGCGCTCTGCGTGCCTGCGCTCGGGTGCGGATGATTTCTGGCTGTCAACGATCGGTCCCAGCGACCTGCTGATGCGGTTGCGGTTGCATCGCACGATTCAGGACCGCATCGGTCATCGCCCGGCGCTGCTGACCGTGGAGGATCTCAGCCTTGATCCGATCAATCGGCAGGTGCGTCGAGGCGCCAGGCCAATCGCTTTAACCGCCCGTGAATATGCCCTTCTCGTTGTGCTGATGCGTCAGAGCGGTCGAGTTTTCAGCCGAGATGAGTTGTTGCAGCAGGTCTGGCAGGACGAGCGGGTTGGCAGCAGCAACCTGGTGGAGGTCTACGTGCGTTATCTGCGCCAAAAGCTGGAGGAGGGCGGCGAGCCCAGACTGCTCAATACCGTCCGTGGGCTGGGTTATTGCCTCGGTGCGCCATCTCAGGCCTGA
- the ribD gene encoding bifunctional diaminohydroxyphosphoribosylaminopyrimidine deaminase/5-amino-6-(5-phosphoribosylamino)uracil reductase RibD: protein MWEPWMRRALQLAALADGHTSPNPLVGAVVLDARGELVGEGFHARAGEPHAEVGALAQAGLLARGGTLVVTLEPCCHHGRTPPCTEAVIQAGVQRVVVALDDPDPRVSGAGIDRLRSAGVEVISGVLREMAAEQNRAFLQRVKTGRPWGVLKWAMSLDGRTALPSGASQWISAPSARSWVHQLRSRCDAVIVGGGTVRSDDPLLTSRGRTTPEPLRVVLSRSLDLPAKAQLWDSSVAPTVVAFGPEAADREVPPGAESLRLEVCDPLHLMDALARRGCNRVLWECGPELAAAALRQGCVQELAAVVAPKLLGGVAARTPLADLGFERMDQVKFLEISRSESLGTDWLIQGRLLD from the coding sequence ATGTGGGAGCCCTGGATGCGGCGGGCCCTGCAGCTGGCGGCCCTCGCTGATGGCCACACCAGCCCCAACCCACTTGTGGGTGCGGTGGTGCTGGACGCCCGTGGAGAGCTTGTCGGCGAGGGATTTCATGCTCGCGCTGGAGAGCCCCATGCCGAGGTCGGCGCTCTTGCCCAGGCTGGACTTCTGGCCCGGGGCGGCACCCTGGTGGTCACCCTGGAACCGTGTTGTCATCACGGCCGCACTCCGCCTTGCACCGAGGCGGTGATCCAGGCAGGGGTGCAACGGGTTGTGGTGGCTCTGGATGATCCGGATCCACGGGTTTCCGGAGCCGGTATCGATCGTTTGAGATCGGCTGGTGTCGAAGTGATTTCAGGTGTCTTGCGGGAGATGGCCGCTGAGCAGAACCGGGCCTTTCTGCAGCGGGTGAAAACAGGTCGTCCGTGGGGAGTTCTGAAATGGGCGATGAGTCTGGATGGGCGAACGGCGTTACCCAGTGGTGCCAGTCAGTGGATTTCGGCCCCCTCAGCCCGCAGCTGGGTGCACCAGCTGCGCAGCCGTTGTGATGCCGTGATCGTGGGTGGTGGCACTGTTCGCTCCGACGACCCTCTGCTGACAAGCCGCGGGAGGACAACACCCGAACCTCTGCGCGTGGTGCTCAGCCGCAGCCTGGACCTGCCTGCGAAGGCCCAGCTCTGGGATTCAAGCGTGGCGCCAACCGTGGTGGCTTTCGGACCGGAAGCGGCTGATCGAGAGGTCCCCCCAGGAGCGGAATCTCTCCGGCTTGAGGTTTGTGATCCGCTGCACTTGATGGATGCATTGGCGCGTCGAGGCTGCAACCGGGTGCTGTGGGAATGCGGGCCGGAGCTGGCTGCGGCGGCCCTACGCCAGGGGTGTGTTCAGGAGTTGGCCGCCGTGGTGGCACCCAAGCTGCTGGGCGGTGTGGCTGCCCGAACGCCTCTGGCAGATCTTGGCTTTGAGCGGATGGACCAGGTGAAATTCCTGGAGATATCGCGCAGCGAATCGCTCGGAACGGATTGGCTGATTCAAGGGCGACTTCTGGACTGA
- a CDS encoding potassium channel family protein — protein MIESRPPRPQSSGQLKLLLLLTLLLVGGLAFPALIRYKFLLYSLIALLLTQVMVRDVDTHAWANFVYRLLGAVAVVAMWLWLLTPLELIYSGVPLALSWGILLTWSIRRLIMQISREPVINESMLMGAVAGYLHLGLTAALIMSAVETIQPGSFAPLELSAEYLVKGSINVINVGDVFTQITYFAFVCLTTVGFGDIAPVLPLARMISVATSIVGPLYLAVVMGILIGRFVSTNGAGQSRSRP, from the coding sequence GTGATCGAGTCAAGACCTCCCCGGCCTCAAAGCAGCGGCCAGTTGAAGCTGCTGCTGTTGCTGACCCTCTTGCTGGTGGGTGGACTCGCCTTTCCGGCCCTCATTCGCTACAAATTTTTGCTGTATTCACTCATCGCCTTGCTGCTGACGCAGGTGATGGTGCGTGATGTTGATACGCATGCCTGGGCCAACTTCGTCTATCGATTGCTCGGAGCTGTGGCTGTGGTGGCCATGTGGCTGTGGCTTCTGACGCCTTTAGAGCTCATTTATAGCGGCGTTCCACTCGCCCTCAGCTGGGGGATTCTGCTGACCTGGAGCATTCGCCGGCTGATCATGCAGATCTCGCGCGAACCCGTCATCAACGAATCGATGTTGATGGGAGCTGTTGCTGGTTACCTGCATCTCGGTTTGACCGCCGCGCTGATCATGAGTGCTGTGGAAACAATCCAGCCAGGCAGTTTTGCCCCCTTGGAATTATCAGCTGAATACCTGGTTAAGGGATCCATCAACGTGATCAACGTTGGAGATGTGTTCACCCAAATCACCTATTTCGCCTTCGTTTGTTTGACAACGGTTGGCTTTGGCGACATCGCGCCGGTGCTTCCGCTTGCCCGGATGATCAGCGTGGCGACGAGCATCGTTGGCCCCTTGTACCTGGCTGTCGTGATGGGGATCTTGATCGGCCGTTTCGTCAGCACGAACGGAGCGGGTCAGTCCAGAAGTCGCCCTTGA